One genomic region from Vanacampus margaritifer isolate UIUO_Vmar chromosome 2, RoL_Vmar_1.0, whole genome shotgun sequence encodes:
- the LOC144044427 gene encoding thyroid hormone receptor alpha isoform X2, with amino-acid sequence MEPESKKQNNDSSVKNEKGWLDVPKRKRKNSQSSMKSMSGKDDSPQKKSILPPIRWLDVPKRKRKNSQSSMKSMSGYIPSYLEKDEPCVVCGDKATGYHYRCITCEGCKGFFRRTIQKNLHPAYSCKYEGCCVIDKITRNQCQLCRFKKCISVGMAMDLVLDDSKRVAKRRLIEENREKRKKEELVRTLQVRPEPNTSEWELIRMATEAHRHTNAQGSCWKQKRKFLPDDIGQGLVPTSEGDKVDLEAFSEFTKIMTPAITRVVDFAKKLPMFSELPCEDQIILLKGCCMEIMSLRAAVRYDPDSETLTLNGEMAVKREQLKNGGLGVVSDAIFDLGKSLAQFNLDDSEVALMQAVLLMSSDRSGLTSVEKIEQCQETYLLAFEHYINHRKHNLPHFWPKLLMKVTDLRMIGACHASRFLHMKVECPNELFPPLFLEVFEDQDV; translated from the exons GTGGCTCGATGTGCCAAAGAGAAAAAGGAAGAACAGCCAGTCTTCGATGAAGAGTATGTCTGGTAAGGACGATTCACCGCAAAAGAAATCCATCTTGCCCCCCATAAGGTGGCTCGATGTGCCAAAGAGAAAAAGGAAGAACAGCCAGTCTTCGATGAAGAGTATGTCTG GGTACATCCCCAGCTACCTGGAGAAGGATGAGCCATGCGTGGTGTGCGGCGACAAGGCGACCGGTTACCACTACCGCTGTATCACATGTGAGGGGTGCAAG GGTTTCTTCCGTCGAACCATACAAAAGAACCTCCACCCGGCGTATTCGTGTAAATACGAAGGCTGCTGCGTCATCGACAAGATCACTCGCAACCAGTGCCAGCTTTGTCGTTTTAAGAAGTGCATCTCTGTTGGCATGGCCATGGACT TGGTATTGGACGACTCCAAGCGAGTAGCTAAACGGCGTCTGATTGAGGAGAATcgggagaaaagaaaaaaggaggagTTGGTGCGGACGCTGCAGGTGAGGCCAGAGCCAAACACCTCGGAGTGGGAGCTGATCAGGATGGCAACTGAGGCCCATCGACACACGAACGCCCAGGGATCCTGCTGGAAACAGAAGCGCAAGTTTCTG CCAGATGACATTGGTCAGGGATTGGTGCCCACCTCAGAAGGAGATAAGGTGGACCTGGAAGCCTTTAGTGAATTCACCAAGATCATGACGCCTGCCATCACTCGAGTGGTGGACTTTGCCAAGAAACTGCCCATGTTCTCAGAG CTTCCATGCGAAGACCAGATCATCTTGTTGAAAGGGTGCTGCATGGAGATCATGTCACTACGCGCTGCCGTGCGCTACGATCCGGACAGTGAGACGCTGACGCTAAACGGCGAGATGGCCGTGAAACGTGAGCAGCTGAAGAACGGCGGCTTGGGTGTGGTGTCGGACGCCATCTTTGATTTAGGCAAGAGCCTTGCCCAGTTTAACCTGGATGACTCTGAGGTGGCGCTGATGCAGGCTGTCCTTCTTATGAGCTCAG ATCGCTCAGGGTTGACAAGTGTGGAGAAGATCGAGCAGTGCCAAGAGACTTACCTGCTGGCGTTTGAGCACTACATCAACCACCGCAAGCACAACCTTCCTCACTTCTGGCCCAAGCTGTTGATGAAGGTAACAGACCTGCGCATGATCGGAGCGTGCCACGCCAGCCGCTTCCTCCACATGAAGGTGGAGTGTCCCAACGAACTCTTTCCCCCGCTCTTCTTGGAGGTCTTCGAGGACCAGGATGTGTGA
- the LOC144044427 gene encoding thyroid hormone receptor alpha isoform X1, whose translation MEPESKKQNNDSSVKNEKGWLDVPKRKRKNSQSSMKSMSGKDDSPQKKSILPPIRWLDVPKRKRKNSQSSMKSMSALSISVPGYIPSYLEKDEPCVVCGDKATGYHYRCITCEGCKGFFRRTIQKNLHPAYSCKYEGCCVIDKITRNQCQLCRFKKCISVGMAMDLVLDDSKRVAKRRLIEENREKRKKEELVRTLQVRPEPNTSEWELIRMATEAHRHTNAQGSCWKQKRKFLPDDIGQGLVPTSEGDKVDLEAFSEFTKIMTPAITRVVDFAKKLPMFSELPCEDQIILLKGCCMEIMSLRAAVRYDPDSETLTLNGEMAVKREQLKNGGLGVVSDAIFDLGKSLAQFNLDDSEVALMQAVLLMSSDRSGLTSVEKIEQCQETYLLAFEHYINHRKHNLPHFWPKLLMKVTDLRMIGACHASRFLHMKVECPNELFPPLFLEVFEDQDV comes from the exons GTGGCTCGATGTGCCAAAGAGAAAAAGGAAGAACAGCCAGTCTTCGATGAAGAGTATGTCTGGTAAGGACGATTCACCGCAAAAGAAATCCATCTTGCCCCCCATAAGGTGGCTCGATGTGCCAAAGAGAAAAAGGAAGAACAGCCAGTCTTCGATGAAGAGTATGTCTG CTCTTAGCATCTCTGTTCCAGGGTACATCCCCAGCTACCTGGAGAAGGATGAGCCATGCGTGGTGTGCGGCGACAAGGCGACCGGTTACCACTACCGCTGTATCACATGTGAGGGGTGCAAG GGTTTCTTCCGTCGAACCATACAAAAGAACCTCCACCCGGCGTATTCGTGTAAATACGAAGGCTGCTGCGTCATCGACAAGATCACTCGCAACCAGTGCCAGCTTTGTCGTTTTAAGAAGTGCATCTCTGTTGGCATGGCCATGGACT TGGTATTGGACGACTCCAAGCGAGTAGCTAAACGGCGTCTGATTGAGGAGAATcgggagaaaagaaaaaaggaggagTTGGTGCGGACGCTGCAGGTGAGGCCAGAGCCAAACACCTCGGAGTGGGAGCTGATCAGGATGGCAACTGAGGCCCATCGACACACGAACGCCCAGGGATCCTGCTGGAAACAGAAGCGCAAGTTTCTG CCAGATGACATTGGTCAGGGATTGGTGCCCACCTCAGAAGGAGATAAGGTGGACCTGGAAGCCTTTAGTGAATTCACCAAGATCATGACGCCTGCCATCACTCGAGTGGTGGACTTTGCCAAGAAACTGCCCATGTTCTCAGAG CTTCCATGCGAAGACCAGATCATCTTGTTGAAAGGGTGCTGCATGGAGATCATGTCACTACGCGCTGCCGTGCGCTACGATCCGGACAGTGAGACGCTGACGCTAAACGGCGAGATGGCCGTGAAACGTGAGCAGCTGAAGAACGGCGGCTTGGGTGTGGTGTCGGACGCCATCTTTGATTTAGGCAAGAGCCTTGCCCAGTTTAACCTGGATGACTCTGAGGTGGCGCTGATGCAGGCTGTCCTTCTTATGAGCTCAG ATCGCTCAGGGTTGACAAGTGTGGAGAAGATCGAGCAGTGCCAAGAGACTTACCTGCTGGCGTTTGAGCACTACATCAACCACCGCAAGCACAACCTTCCTCACTTCTGGCCCAAGCTGTTGATGAAGGTAACAGACCTGCGCATGATCGGAGCGTGCCACGCCAGCCGCTTCCTCCACATGAAGGTGGAGTGTCCCAACGAACTCTTTCCCCCGCTCTTCTTGGAGGTCTTCGAGGACCAGGATGTGTGA
- the LOC144044427 gene encoding thyroid hormone receptor alpha isoform X5 gives MEPESKKQNNDSSVKNEKGWLDVPKRKRKNSQSSMKSMSALSISVPGYIPSYLEKDEPCVVCGDKATGYHYRCITCEGCKGFFRRTIQKNLHPAYSCKYEGCCVIDKITRNQCQLCRFKKCISVGMAMDLVLDDSKRVAKRRLIEENREKRKKEELVRTLQVRPEPNTSEWELIRMATEAHRHTNAQGSCWKQKRKFLPDDIGQGLVPTSEGDKVDLEAFSEFTKIMTPAITRVVDFAKKLPMFSELPCEDQIILLKGCCMEIMSLRAAVRYDPDSETLTLNGEMAVKREQLKNGGLGVVSDAIFDLGKSLAQFNLDDSEVALMQAVLLMSSDRSGLTSVEKIEQCQETYLLAFEHYINHRKHNLPHFWPKLLMKVTDLRMIGACHASRFLHMKVECPNELFPPLFLEVFEDQDV, from the exons GTGGCTCGATGTGCCAAAGAGAAAAAGGAAGAACAGCCAGTCTTCGATGAAGAGTATGTCTG CTCTTAGCATCTCTGTTCCAGGGTACATCCCCAGCTACCTGGAGAAGGATGAGCCATGCGTGGTGTGCGGCGACAAGGCGACCGGTTACCACTACCGCTGTATCACATGTGAGGGGTGCAAG GGTTTCTTCCGTCGAACCATACAAAAGAACCTCCACCCGGCGTATTCGTGTAAATACGAAGGCTGCTGCGTCATCGACAAGATCACTCGCAACCAGTGCCAGCTTTGTCGTTTTAAGAAGTGCATCTCTGTTGGCATGGCCATGGACT TGGTATTGGACGACTCCAAGCGAGTAGCTAAACGGCGTCTGATTGAGGAGAATcgggagaaaagaaaaaaggaggagTTGGTGCGGACGCTGCAGGTGAGGCCAGAGCCAAACACCTCGGAGTGGGAGCTGATCAGGATGGCAACTGAGGCCCATCGACACACGAACGCCCAGGGATCCTGCTGGAAACAGAAGCGCAAGTTTCTG CCAGATGACATTGGTCAGGGATTGGTGCCCACCTCAGAAGGAGATAAGGTGGACCTGGAAGCCTTTAGTGAATTCACCAAGATCATGACGCCTGCCATCACTCGAGTGGTGGACTTTGCCAAGAAACTGCCCATGTTCTCAGAG CTTCCATGCGAAGACCAGATCATCTTGTTGAAAGGGTGCTGCATGGAGATCATGTCACTACGCGCTGCCGTGCGCTACGATCCGGACAGTGAGACGCTGACGCTAAACGGCGAGATGGCCGTGAAACGTGAGCAGCTGAAGAACGGCGGCTTGGGTGTGGTGTCGGACGCCATCTTTGATTTAGGCAAGAGCCTTGCCCAGTTTAACCTGGATGACTCTGAGGTGGCGCTGATGCAGGCTGTCCTTCTTATGAGCTCAG ATCGCTCAGGGTTGACAAGTGTGGAGAAGATCGAGCAGTGCCAAGAGACTTACCTGCTGGCGTTTGAGCACTACATCAACCACCGCAAGCACAACCTTCCTCACTTCTGGCCCAAGCTGTTGATGAAGGTAACAGACCTGCGCATGATCGGAGCGTGCCACGCCAGCCGCTTCCTCCACATGAAGGTGGAGTGTCCCAACGAACTCTTTCCCCCGCTCTTCTTGGAGGTCTTCGAGGACCAGGATGTGTGA
- the LOC144044427 gene encoding thyroid hormone receptor alpha isoform X6, which yields MEPESKKQNNDSSVKNEKGWLDVPKRKRKNSQSSMKSMSGYIPSYLEKDEPCVVCGDKATGYHYRCITCEGCKGFFRRTIQKNLHPAYSCKYEGCCVIDKITRNQCQLCRFKKCISVGMAMDLVLDDSKRVAKRRLIEENREKRKKEELVRTLQVRPEPNTSEWELIRMATEAHRHTNAQGSCWKQKRKFLPDDIGQGLVPTSEGDKVDLEAFSEFTKIMTPAITRVVDFAKKLPMFSELPCEDQIILLKGCCMEIMSLRAAVRYDPDSETLTLNGEMAVKREQLKNGGLGVVSDAIFDLGKSLAQFNLDDSEVALMQAVLLMSSDRSGLTSVEKIEQCQETYLLAFEHYINHRKHNLPHFWPKLLMKVTDLRMIGACHASRFLHMKVECPNELFPPLFLEVFEDQDV from the exons GTGGCTCGATGTGCCAAAGAGAAAAAGGAAGAACAGCCAGTCTTCGATGAAGAGTATGTCTG GGTACATCCCCAGCTACCTGGAGAAGGATGAGCCATGCGTGGTGTGCGGCGACAAGGCGACCGGTTACCACTACCGCTGTATCACATGTGAGGGGTGCAAG GGTTTCTTCCGTCGAACCATACAAAAGAACCTCCACCCGGCGTATTCGTGTAAATACGAAGGCTGCTGCGTCATCGACAAGATCACTCGCAACCAGTGCCAGCTTTGTCGTTTTAAGAAGTGCATCTCTGTTGGCATGGCCATGGACT TGGTATTGGACGACTCCAAGCGAGTAGCTAAACGGCGTCTGATTGAGGAGAATcgggagaaaagaaaaaaggaggagTTGGTGCGGACGCTGCAGGTGAGGCCAGAGCCAAACACCTCGGAGTGGGAGCTGATCAGGATGGCAACTGAGGCCCATCGACACACGAACGCCCAGGGATCCTGCTGGAAACAGAAGCGCAAGTTTCTG CCAGATGACATTGGTCAGGGATTGGTGCCCACCTCAGAAGGAGATAAGGTGGACCTGGAAGCCTTTAGTGAATTCACCAAGATCATGACGCCTGCCATCACTCGAGTGGTGGACTTTGCCAAGAAACTGCCCATGTTCTCAGAG CTTCCATGCGAAGACCAGATCATCTTGTTGAAAGGGTGCTGCATGGAGATCATGTCACTACGCGCTGCCGTGCGCTACGATCCGGACAGTGAGACGCTGACGCTAAACGGCGAGATGGCCGTGAAACGTGAGCAGCTGAAGAACGGCGGCTTGGGTGTGGTGTCGGACGCCATCTTTGATTTAGGCAAGAGCCTTGCCCAGTTTAACCTGGATGACTCTGAGGTGGCGCTGATGCAGGCTGTCCTTCTTATGAGCTCAG ATCGCTCAGGGTTGACAAGTGTGGAGAAGATCGAGCAGTGCCAAGAGACTTACCTGCTGGCGTTTGAGCACTACATCAACCACCGCAAGCACAACCTTCCTCACTTCTGGCCCAAGCTGTTGATGAAGGTAACAGACCTGCGCATGATCGGAGCGTGCCACGCCAGCCGCTTCCTCCACATGAAGGTGGAGTGTCCCAACGAACTCTTTCCCCCGCTCTTCTTGGAGGTCTTCGAGGACCAGGATGTGTGA
- the LOC144044427 gene encoding thyroid hormone receptor alpha isoform X10, whose amino-acid sequence MHILQPYCINRWLDVPKRKRKNSQSSMKSMSGYIPSYLEKDEPCVVCGDKATGYHYRCITCEGCKGFFRRTIQKNLHPAYSCKYEGCCVIDKITRNQCQLCRFKKCISVGMAMDLVLDDSKRVAKRRLIEENREKRKKEELVRTLQVRPEPNTSEWELIRMATEAHRHTNAQGSCWKQKRKFLPDDIGQGLVPTSEGDKVDLEAFSEFTKIMTPAITRVVDFAKKLPMFSELPCEDQIILLKGCCMEIMSLRAAVRYDPDSETLTLNGEMAVKREQLKNGGLGVVSDAIFDLGKSLAQFNLDDSEVALMQAVLLMSSDRSGLTSVEKIEQCQETYLLAFEHYINHRKHNLPHFWPKLLMKVTDLRMIGACHASRFLHMKVECPNELFPPLFLEVFEDQDV is encoded by the exons GTGGCTCGATGTGCCAAAGAGAAAAAGGAAGAACAGCCAGTCTTCGATGAAGAGTATGTCTG GGTACATCCCCAGCTACCTGGAGAAGGATGAGCCATGCGTGGTGTGCGGCGACAAGGCGACCGGTTACCACTACCGCTGTATCACATGTGAGGGGTGCAAG GGTTTCTTCCGTCGAACCATACAAAAGAACCTCCACCCGGCGTATTCGTGTAAATACGAAGGCTGCTGCGTCATCGACAAGATCACTCGCAACCAGTGCCAGCTTTGTCGTTTTAAGAAGTGCATCTCTGTTGGCATGGCCATGGACT TGGTATTGGACGACTCCAAGCGAGTAGCTAAACGGCGTCTGATTGAGGAGAATcgggagaaaagaaaaaaggaggagTTGGTGCGGACGCTGCAGGTGAGGCCAGAGCCAAACACCTCGGAGTGGGAGCTGATCAGGATGGCAACTGAGGCCCATCGACACACGAACGCCCAGGGATCCTGCTGGAAACAGAAGCGCAAGTTTCTG CCAGATGACATTGGTCAGGGATTGGTGCCCACCTCAGAAGGAGATAAGGTGGACCTGGAAGCCTTTAGTGAATTCACCAAGATCATGACGCCTGCCATCACTCGAGTGGTGGACTTTGCCAAGAAACTGCCCATGTTCTCAGAG CTTCCATGCGAAGACCAGATCATCTTGTTGAAAGGGTGCTGCATGGAGATCATGTCACTACGCGCTGCCGTGCGCTACGATCCGGACAGTGAGACGCTGACGCTAAACGGCGAGATGGCCGTGAAACGTGAGCAGCTGAAGAACGGCGGCTTGGGTGTGGTGTCGGACGCCATCTTTGATTTAGGCAAGAGCCTTGCCCAGTTTAACCTGGATGACTCTGAGGTGGCGCTGATGCAGGCTGTCCTTCTTATGAGCTCAG ATCGCTCAGGGTTGACAAGTGTGGAGAAGATCGAGCAGTGCCAAGAGACTTACCTGCTGGCGTTTGAGCACTACATCAACCACCGCAAGCACAACCTTCCTCACTTCTGGCCCAAGCTGTTGATGAAGGTAACAGACCTGCGCATGATCGGAGCGTGCCACGCCAGCCGCTTCCTCCACATGAAGGTGGAGTGTCCCAACGAACTCTTTCCCCCGCTCTTCTTGGAGGTCTTCGAGGACCAGGATGTGTGA
- the LOC144044427 gene encoding thyroid hormone receptor alpha isoform X8 has product MHILQPYCINRWLDVPKRKRKNSQSSMKSMSALSISVPGYIPSYLEKDEPCVVCGDKATGYHYRCITCEGCKGFFRRTIQKNLHPAYSCKYEGCCVIDKITRNQCQLCRFKKCISVGMAMDLVLDDSKRVAKRRLIEENREKRKKEELVRTLQVRPEPNTSEWELIRMATEAHRHTNAQGSCWKQKRKFLPDDIGQGLVPTSEGDKVDLEAFSEFTKIMTPAITRVVDFAKKLPMFSELPCEDQIILLKGCCMEIMSLRAAVRYDPDSETLTLNGEMAVKREQLKNGGLGVVSDAIFDLGKSLAQFNLDDSEVALMQAVLLMSSDRSGLTSVEKIEQCQETYLLAFEHYINHRKHNLPHFWPKLLMKVTDLRMIGACHASRFLHMKVECPNELFPPLFLEVFEDQDV; this is encoded by the exons GTGGCTCGATGTGCCAAAGAGAAAAAGGAAGAACAGCCAGTCTTCGATGAAGAGTATGTCTG CTCTTAGCATCTCTGTTCCAGGGTACATCCCCAGCTACCTGGAGAAGGATGAGCCATGCGTGGTGTGCGGCGACAAGGCGACCGGTTACCACTACCGCTGTATCACATGTGAGGGGTGCAAG GGTTTCTTCCGTCGAACCATACAAAAGAACCTCCACCCGGCGTATTCGTGTAAATACGAAGGCTGCTGCGTCATCGACAAGATCACTCGCAACCAGTGCCAGCTTTGTCGTTTTAAGAAGTGCATCTCTGTTGGCATGGCCATGGACT TGGTATTGGACGACTCCAAGCGAGTAGCTAAACGGCGTCTGATTGAGGAGAATcgggagaaaagaaaaaaggaggagTTGGTGCGGACGCTGCAGGTGAGGCCAGAGCCAAACACCTCGGAGTGGGAGCTGATCAGGATGGCAACTGAGGCCCATCGACACACGAACGCCCAGGGATCCTGCTGGAAACAGAAGCGCAAGTTTCTG CCAGATGACATTGGTCAGGGATTGGTGCCCACCTCAGAAGGAGATAAGGTGGACCTGGAAGCCTTTAGTGAATTCACCAAGATCATGACGCCTGCCATCACTCGAGTGGTGGACTTTGCCAAGAAACTGCCCATGTTCTCAGAG CTTCCATGCGAAGACCAGATCATCTTGTTGAAAGGGTGCTGCATGGAGATCATGTCACTACGCGCTGCCGTGCGCTACGATCCGGACAGTGAGACGCTGACGCTAAACGGCGAGATGGCCGTGAAACGTGAGCAGCTGAAGAACGGCGGCTTGGGTGTGGTGTCGGACGCCATCTTTGATTTAGGCAAGAGCCTTGCCCAGTTTAACCTGGATGACTCTGAGGTGGCGCTGATGCAGGCTGTCCTTCTTATGAGCTCAG ATCGCTCAGGGTTGACAAGTGTGGAGAAGATCGAGCAGTGCCAAGAGACTTACCTGCTGGCGTTTGAGCACTACATCAACCACCGCAAGCACAACCTTCCTCACTTCTGGCCCAAGCTGTTGATGAAGGTAACAGACCTGCGCATGATCGGAGCGTGCCACGCCAGCCGCTTCCTCCACATGAAGGTGGAGTGTCCCAACGAACTCTTTCCCCCGCTCTTCTTGGAGGTCTTCGAGGACCAGGATGTGTGA
- the LOC144044427 gene encoding thyroid hormone receptor alpha isoform X3, translating to MHILQPYCINRWLDVPKRKRKNSQSSMKSMSGKDDSPQKKSILPPIRWLDVPKRKRKNSQSSMKSMSALSISVPGYIPSYLEKDEPCVVCGDKATGYHYRCITCEGCKGFFRRTIQKNLHPAYSCKYEGCCVIDKITRNQCQLCRFKKCISVGMAMDLVLDDSKRVAKRRLIEENREKRKKEELVRTLQVRPEPNTSEWELIRMATEAHRHTNAQGSCWKQKRKFLPDDIGQGLVPTSEGDKVDLEAFSEFTKIMTPAITRVVDFAKKLPMFSELPCEDQIILLKGCCMEIMSLRAAVRYDPDSETLTLNGEMAVKREQLKNGGLGVVSDAIFDLGKSLAQFNLDDSEVALMQAVLLMSSDRSGLTSVEKIEQCQETYLLAFEHYINHRKHNLPHFWPKLLMKVTDLRMIGACHASRFLHMKVECPNELFPPLFLEVFEDQDV from the exons GTGGCTCGATGTGCCAAAGAGAAAAAGGAAGAACAGCCAGTCTTCGATGAAGAGTATGTCTGGTAAGGACGATTCACCGCAAAAGAAATCCATCTTGCCCCCCATAAGGTGGCTCGATGTGCCAAAGAGAAAAAGGAAGAACAGCCAGTCTTCGATGAAGAGTATGTCTG CTCTTAGCATCTCTGTTCCAGGGTACATCCCCAGCTACCTGGAGAAGGATGAGCCATGCGTGGTGTGCGGCGACAAGGCGACCGGTTACCACTACCGCTGTATCACATGTGAGGGGTGCAAG GGTTTCTTCCGTCGAACCATACAAAAGAACCTCCACCCGGCGTATTCGTGTAAATACGAAGGCTGCTGCGTCATCGACAAGATCACTCGCAACCAGTGCCAGCTTTGTCGTTTTAAGAAGTGCATCTCTGTTGGCATGGCCATGGACT TGGTATTGGACGACTCCAAGCGAGTAGCTAAACGGCGTCTGATTGAGGAGAATcgggagaaaagaaaaaaggaggagTTGGTGCGGACGCTGCAGGTGAGGCCAGAGCCAAACACCTCGGAGTGGGAGCTGATCAGGATGGCAACTGAGGCCCATCGACACACGAACGCCCAGGGATCCTGCTGGAAACAGAAGCGCAAGTTTCTG CCAGATGACATTGGTCAGGGATTGGTGCCCACCTCAGAAGGAGATAAGGTGGACCTGGAAGCCTTTAGTGAATTCACCAAGATCATGACGCCTGCCATCACTCGAGTGGTGGACTTTGCCAAGAAACTGCCCATGTTCTCAGAG CTTCCATGCGAAGACCAGATCATCTTGTTGAAAGGGTGCTGCATGGAGATCATGTCACTACGCGCTGCCGTGCGCTACGATCCGGACAGTGAGACGCTGACGCTAAACGGCGAGATGGCCGTGAAACGTGAGCAGCTGAAGAACGGCGGCTTGGGTGTGGTGTCGGACGCCATCTTTGATTTAGGCAAGAGCCTTGCCCAGTTTAACCTGGATGACTCTGAGGTGGCGCTGATGCAGGCTGTCCTTCTTATGAGCTCAG ATCGCTCAGGGTTGACAAGTGTGGAGAAGATCGAGCAGTGCCAAGAGACTTACCTGCTGGCGTTTGAGCACTACATCAACCACCGCAAGCACAACCTTCCTCACTTCTGGCCCAAGCTGTTGATGAAGGTAACAGACCTGCGCATGATCGGAGCGTGCCACGCCAGCCGCTTCCTCCACATGAAGGTGGAGTGTCCCAACGAACTCTTTCCCCCGCTCTTCTTGGAGGTCTTCGAGGACCAGGATGTGTGA
- the LOC144044427 gene encoding thyroid hormone receptor alpha isoform X11: MRRALSISVPGYIPSYLEKDEPCVVCGDKATGYHYRCITCEGCKGFFRRTIQKNLHPAYSCKYEGCCVIDKITRNQCQLCRFKKCISVGMAMDLVLDDSKRVAKRRLIEENREKRKKEELVRTLQVRPEPNTSEWELIRMATEAHRHTNAQGSCWKQKRKFLPDDIGQGLVPTSEGDKVDLEAFSEFTKIMTPAITRVVDFAKKLPMFSELPCEDQIILLKGCCMEIMSLRAAVRYDPDSETLTLNGEMAVKREQLKNGGLGVVSDAIFDLGKSLAQFNLDDSEVALMQAVLLMSSDRSGLTSVEKIEQCQETYLLAFEHYINHRKHNLPHFWPKLLMKVTDLRMIGACHASRFLHMKVECPNELFPPLFLEVFEDQDV; encoded by the exons CTCTTAGCATCTCTGTTCCAGGGTACATCCCCAGCTACCTGGAGAAGGATGAGCCATGCGTGGTGTGCGGCGACAAGGCGACCGGTTACCACTACCGCTGTATCACATGTGAGGGGTGCAAG GGTTTCTTCCGTCGAACCATACAAAAGAACCTCCACCCGGCGTATTCGTGTAAATACGAAGGCTGCTGCGTCATCGACAAGATCACTCGCAACCAGTGCCAGCTTTGTCGTTTTAAGAAGTGCATCTCTGTTGGCATGGCCATGGACT TGGTATTGGACGACTCCAAGCGAGTAGCTAAACGGCGTCTGATTGAGGAGAATcgggagaaaagaaaaaaggaggagTTGGTGCGGACGCTGCAGGTGAGGCCAGAGCCAAACACCTCGGAGTGGGAGCTGATCAGGATGGCAACTGAGGCCCATCGACACACGAACGCCCAGGGATCCTGCTGGAAACAGAAGCGCAAGTTTCTG CCAGATGACATTGGTCAGGGATTGGTGCCCACCTCAGAAGGAGATAAGGTGGACCTGGAAGCCTTTAGTGAATTCACCAAGATCATGACGCCTGCCATCACTCGAGTGGTGGACTTTGCCAAGAAACTGCCCATGTTCTCAGAG CTTCCATGCGAAGACCAGATCATCTTGTTGAAAGGGTGCTGCATGGAGATCATGTCACTACGCGCTGCCGTGCGCTACGATCCGGACAGTGAGACGCTGACGCTAAACGGCGAGATGGCCGTGAAACGTGAGCAGCTGAAGAACGGCGGCTTGGGTGTGGTGTCGGACGCCATCTTTGATTTAGGCAAGAGCCTTGCCCAGTTTAACCTGGATGACTCTGAGGTGGCGCTGATGCAGGCTGTCCTTCTTATGAGCTCAG ATCGCTCAGGGTTGACAAGTGTGGAGAAGATCGAGCAGTGCCAAGAGACTTACCTGCTGGCGTTTGAGCACTACATCAACCACCGCAAGCACAACCTTCCTCACTTCTGGCCCAAGCTGTTGATGAAGGTAACAGACCTGCGCATGATCGGAGCGTGCCACGCCAGCCGCTTCCTCCACATGAAGGTGGAGTGTCCCAACGAACTCTTTCCCCCGCTCTTCTTGGAGGTCTTCGAGGACCAGGATGTGTGA